Proteins encoded together in one Rhizobium bangladeshense window:
- a CDS encoding FAD-binding oxidoreductase gives MSSAGISPDLLDRFAAIVGEKYALRSEADLAPHLIENRGLYHGSSPLLLKPGSVEEVSDIMKLATETGTAIVPQTGNTGLVGGQTPRTDQADIILSLERMTRIRDVDPVANVLVADGGAVLADVQKAAEAHGRLFPLSLGSEGSCRIGGNLSTNAGGTAVLAYGNMRQLCLGLEVVLPTGEIWDGLRRLKKDNTGYDLRDLFIGAEGTLGIITGAVLKLFPQPLGHQVAFAGLHSVEDALALFNLAASLCGTSLTGFELMPRFGVEITTRHIEGVRDPLEAAYPWYVLIDISTSDSAETAERMMNSVLEQGFEAGLVQDAAIAASVAQQKAIWHMRESMSDAQKPEGGSIKHDVSVPVSKIPHFMAEAEKAVMAAMPGARICAFGHMGDGNIHYNISQPIGADKAAFIARWREMNHIVHGLVLAHGGSISAEHGIGQLKRDELAAIRPTIEIELMRRIKRAFDPANIMNPGKVVSFDS, from the coding sequence ATGAGCAGCGCCGGCATTTCCCCCGATCTTCTCGACCGCTTCGCTGCAATTGTCGGCGAGAAATACGCACTGCGGAGCGAGGCCGACCTGGCACCGCACCTGATCGAGAACCGCGGGCTCTATCATGGCTCCTCCCCTCTCCTGCTGAAGCCCGGCTCGGTCGAGGAAGTCTCCGATATCATGAAGCTTGCGACCGAGACCGGAACGGCGATCGTGCCGCAGACGGGCAATACCGGCCTCGTCGGCGGCCAGACGCCTCGCACGGATCAGGCCGACATCATCCTGTCGCTCGAACGCATGACGAGGATCCGCGACGTCGACCCGGTGGCGAACGTGCTGGTTGCGGATGGCGGCGCGGTCCTTGCCGATGTGCAGAAGGCGGCCGAGGCGCATGGACGGCTCTTTCCGCTGTCGCTCGGCTCGGAGGGCTCCTGCCGCATCGGCGGCAATCTCTCCACCAATGCCGGCGGCACGGCCGTGCTTGCCTATGGCAATATGCGCCAGCTCTGCCTCGGCCTCGAAGTGGTGCTGCCGACCGGCGAGATCTGGGATGGCCTGCGCCGCCTGAAGAAGGACAATACCGGCTATGACCTGCGCGATCTCTTCATCGGCGCGGAAGGCACGCTCGGCATCATCACCGGCGCGGTGCTGAAGCTGTTTCCACAGCCGCTCGGCCATCAGGTGGCGTTTGCCGGACTGCATTCGGTCGAGGATGCGCTCGCCCTCTTCAACCTTGCCGCCAGCCTCTGCGGCACCTCGCTCACCGGTTTCGAGCTGATGCCGCGATTCGGCGTCGAGATCACCACGCGCCATATCGAAGGCGTGCGCGATCCGCTGGAAGCAGCTTACCCCTGGTACGTACTGATCGACATCTCGACGTCGGATTCGGCCGAAACGGCGGAGCGGATGATGAATAGCGTGCTGGAGCAGGGTTTCGAGGCCGGGCTGGTGCAGGACGCCGCCATCGCCGCCTCGGTCGCCCAGCAAAAGGCGATATGGCACATGCGCGAGAGCATGTCGGATGCGCAGAAGCCGGAAGGCGGTTCGATCAAGCACGACGTGTCCGTGCCGGTGTCGAAGATCCCGCATTTCATGGCCGAGGCGGAGAAGGCGGTGATGGCGGCCATGCCGGGCGCGCGCATCTGCGCCTTCGGTCACATGGGCGACGGCAATATTCATTATAATATCTCCCAGCCGATCGGCGCCGACAAGGCCGCCTTCATCGCCCGCTGGCGCGAAATGAACCACATCGTGCATGGGCTGGTGCTCGCGCATGGCGGCTCGATCTCGGCCGAACATGGTATTGGCCAGCTGAAGCGCGACGAACTGGCGGCGATTCGCCCGACCATCGAAATCGAGCTGATGCGCCGCATCAAGCGCGCCTTCGACCCGGCCAATATCATGAACCCGGGAAAAGTCGTCAGCTTCGACTCGTGA
- the ubiA gene encoding 4-hydroxybenzoate octaprenyltransferase produces MEDTDNFNDRVSDAPSDNWVYRILPPWVWPYAQLARWDRPIGWQLLMWPCFWSATLAANAAIYQGLYSGSLLVFHLILYFVGAVAMRGAGCTYNDLVDHEIDMQVARTRSRPLPSGRVTRDRAKIFIGLQALVGLFVLLQFNWFTVFLGLLSLGIVALYPYAKRFTDWPQFYLGLAFSWGALMGWAGILGGLSFAAILLYAASVAWTIGYDTIYAHQDKEDDELIGVRSTARLFGDKTRAWLIGLYGLTLVLMFAAFVLAGANLIAFIALFGAAGMFAWQIVRLDINDASQCLALFKLNNRVGLTIFCGLFFSLLFAIP; encoded by the coding sequence ATGGAAGATACCGACAATTTCAACGATCGCGTCTCCGACGCGCCGTCCGACAACTGGGTCTACCGGATCCTGCCGCCATGGGTCTGGCCATATGCGCAGCTCGCGCGCTGGGATCGGCCCATCGGTTGGCAGCTGTTGATGTGGCCCTGTTTCTGGTCGGCCACGCTTGCCGCCAATGCGGCGATCTATCAGGGGCTTTATTCCGGCAGCCTGCTGGTATTCCACCTTATCCTCTATTTCGTCGGCGCCGTCGCAATGCGCGGCGCCGGCTGCACCTATAATGATCTTGTCGACCACGAGATCGACATGCAGGTGGCGCGCACCCGCTCGCGCCCGCTCCCCTCCGGCCGCGTCACGCGCGACCGCGCGAAGATATTCATCGGCCTGCAGGCTCTGGTCGGCCTCTTCGTGCTGCTGCAGTTCAACTGGTTCACCGTCTTTCTCGGCCTGCTCTCGCTCGGCATCGTGGCGCTTTACCCCTACGCCAAACGCTTCACGGACTGGCCGCAATTCTATCTCGGCCTTGCCTTCTCCTGGGGCGCGCTGATGGGCTGGGCCGGCATTTTGGGCGGCCTTTCCTTCGCCGCCATCCTGCTTTACGCCGCCTCCGTCGCCTGGACGATCGGTTACGACACGATCTACGCCCATCAGGACAAGGAGGATGACGAACTGATCGGTGTCCGCTCCACCGCGCGCCTCTTCGGTGATAAGACGAGGGCATGGCTGATCGGCCTTTATGGGCTGACGCTGGTGCTGATGTTTGCGGCCTTCGTTCTTGCCGGCGCCAATCTCATCGCCTTTATCGCCTTGTTCGGTGCGGCCGGCATGTTCGCCTGGCAGATCGTTCGGCTCGATATCAACGATGCCTCCCAATGCCTGGCGCTCTTCAAGTTGAACAACCGCGTCGGCCTGACCATCTTCTGCGGCCTGTTCTTTTCGCTGCTCTTCGCCATTCCCTGA
- a CDS encoding DUF1217 domain-containing protein: protein MITASLAYTILSKDMTSSLNKVASQATVKKDAQYYADNINQVKDVDDFLGDYRLYSYAMKAYGLEDMTYAKAFMKKVLESDLTDPNSYANKLSDTRYREFAAAFNFNAPEKDVQTDAQEDELIGLYKQSFIDADKAANAESTYYSNNIDAVKTVDDLINNTRLRTYVLKTFKIDPTYASKDFLRQVLTSDLSDPTSVVNTQGGDKYKALAAQFSFNADGTVNGTAQTATQKASVIETYTLNSQSVIIDNSVGSDVYYVSKTAADYNRAYYTAKIGTITNVDDLVADSRLTSYIKTAYSMGADFTAPALRMVLTDPGYAQLMGFTNVYNAFNFKPDGTTSTTARAQTIAQSNKLKDAAASTGNYYTVTSQSSGITNVDDLLADGVLARYIKDAYGLGVNFSNAELKSILTDPDYAAAQGKAGLNADFNFNADGSINGSVIQTDAQRKSTTDKSAANAAHFSSMIGNVTNVDDIMPDPVAVSYIRTSMQIADSVSDATLRTFLVDPAAASAQGYSDVNALFNFKTDGSVATLYASQSAAQSASTAGKADDAAVYYQATIAGISNVDQLLADRRLNNFIRNAYGIPPTVSDVDLRAILTDQSGTGTYADVAAAFNFKADGSLEDGMAAQTSSQITNTKITASARTDDYSARMAKIANVDDLIADPAITNFLKSTYNLPFDISNADLRSILTDAAAATAAGYADLNADFNFAADGSLPVVSSVQTAEQAQTTNDNYMARYDDEREEAIEEVADNYTRMMADSTSLLDFSEIDSVNDFLRTNRTADFSKSNDNLPDLYHVALQAYGLTEQDVPRSMMRKILTSDAYDPNGYIASLKDERITNLARAFNFGPDGKAAAPFQALPDATMAKYATDYKAHVTMLLKDGPVKEKAAKDATAEVDYFAKTMAKVKSLDDFLDDSRLTDLVLKANNLDPKDYDRATLKKIFTSDPDDKKSYLNATADARFKDIVAAFNFDKDGNLTRAKIGAIQNKAAEDRTQQLFLQQTLETQEGESNDGVRLALYFSRKASSITSIYSILGDRALYQVITTAYSLPSQISGMDVAKQADLINRFVKLEDLQDPKKVDKLLRRFTAMYDVQNSTQQSPALQILTGGG from the coding sequence ATGATCACGGCCTCCCTCGCTTACACGATCCTGTCGAAGGACATGACGTCGAGCCTTAACAAGGTTGCGTCGCAGGCGACGGTCAAGAAGGACGCCCAGTACTACGCCGACAATATCAACCAGGTCAAAGACGTCGACGACTTCCTCGGCGACTACCGGCTCTACAGCTACGCGATGAAGGCATATGGTCTGGAGGATATGACCTATGCCAAGGCCTTCATGAAGAAGGTGCTCGAGAGCGATCTGACCGACCCGAACAGCTACGCCAACAAGCTCTCCGATACGCGCTACCGCGAATTCGCCGCCGCCTTCAATTTCAACGCGCCCGAGAAAGACGTGCAGACGGACGCGCAGGAGGACGAGCTCATCGGCCTCTACAAGCAGTCCTTCATCGACGCCGACAAGGCGGCGAACGCCGAGAGCACCTATTACAGCAACAACATCGACGCCGTGAAGACCGTCGACGATCTGATCAACAACACCAGGCTTCGCACCTATGTGCTGAAGACCTTCAAGATCGATCCCACCTACGCCTCGAAAGACTTTCTGCGCCAGGTGCTGACGAGCGATCTCAGCGATCCGACGAGCGTCGTCAACACACAGGGTGGCGACAAATACAAGGCGCTTGCCGCCCAGTTCAGCTTCAATGCCGACGGCACGGTCAACGGCACGGCCCAGACCGCAACGCAGAAGGCGTCGGTCATCGAGACCTATACGCTGAATTCCCAGTCGGTCATCATCGACAATTCCGTCGGTTCGGACGTCTACTATGTCAGCAAGACGGCCGCCGATTACAACAGGGCCTATTACACCGCCAAGATCGGCACGATCACCAATGTCGACGATCTCGTCGCCGACAGCCGCCTGACTTCCTATATCAAAACGGCCTACAGCATGGGCGCCGACTTCACCGCGCCAGCACTGCGCATGGTGCTGACCGACCCCGGCTATGCCCAGCTGATGGGTTTTACCAATGTCTACAATGCCTTCAACTTCAAGCCCGACGGGACGACCTCGACCACGGCGCGCGCCCAGACGATCGCCCAGTCGAATAAGCTGAAGGACGCCGCGGCGAGCACCGGCAACTATTACACCGTTACCTCGCAGTCGAGCGGCATCACCAATGTCGACGATCTGCTCGCCGACGGCGTGCTGGCGCGCTACATCAAGGACGCTTATGGCCTCGGCGTGAATTTCAGCAATGCCGAGCTGAAGAGCATTCTGACCGATCCGGACTATGCCGCCGCCCAGGGTAAGGCCGGCCTCAATGCCGACTTTAACTTCAATGCGGATGGCTCGATCAACGGTTCGGTGATTCAGACAGACGCGCAGCGCAAGTCGACCACCGACAAGTCGGCGGCGAACGCAGCCCATTTCAGCAGCATGATCGGCAATGTCACCAATGTCGACGACATCATGCCTGATCCCGTCGCGGTCAGCTATATCAGAACCAGCATGCAGATCGCAGACAGCGTCTCGGATGCGACCTTGAGGACGTTCCTCGTCGACCCTGCTGCTGCCAGCGCCCAGGGCTACAGCGACGTCAACGCTCTCTTCAATTTCAAGACGGACGGTTCGGTCGCGACGCTCTATGCGTCGCAGAGCGCAGCGCAGAGCGCAAGCACGGCCGGCAAGGCCGACGATGCGGCTGTCTATTACCAGGCAACCATCGCCGGCATCTCCAATGTCGACCAGCTGCTGGCAGACCGCAGGCTGAACAATTTCATACGCAACGCCTATGGCATCCCGCCGACCGTCAGCGACGTCGATCTCCGCGCCATCCTGACCGATCAGAGCGGCACCGGCACCTATGCCGACGTCGCCGCCGCCTTCAACTTCAAGGCGGACGGTTCGCTCGAGGACGGCATGGCGGCCCAGACGAGCAGCCAGATCACCAACACGAAAATCACTGCCTCGGCGCGTACCGATGACTATTCCGCCCGCATGGCGAAGATCGCCAATGTCGATGATCTCATCGCCGATCCCGCCATCACCAATTTCCTGAAGAGCACCTATAATCTGCCGTTCGATATCTCGAATGCCGATCTGAGGAGCATCTTGACCGATGCGGCCGCCGCCACGGCCGCCGGCTATGCCGACCTCAATGCCGATTTCAACTTCGCCGCCGATGGATCGCTGCCCGTCGTCAGTTCGGTCCAGACCGCCGAACAGGCGCAGACCACCAATGACAATTACATGGCGCGTTATGACGACGAGCGCGAGGAGGCGATCGAAGAGGTTGCCGACAACTATACGCGAATGATGGCCGACAGCACGAGCCTGCTTGATTTTTCCGAGATCGACAGCGTCAACGACTTCCTGCGCACCAACAGGACGGCGGATTTCTCCAAGAGCAACGACAATCTGCCGGATCTCTATCACGTGGCGCTGCAGGCCTACGGCTTGACCGAGCAGGACGTGCCGCGCTCGATGATGCGCAAAATCCTGACGAGCGATGCCTACGACCCGAATGGTTATATCGCCTCGCTCAAGGACGAGCGCATCACCAACCTTGCGCGCGCCTTCAACTTCGGTCCCGACGGCAAGGCCGCGGCACCCTTCCAGGCGCTTCCCGATGCGACCATGGCCAAATACGCCACCGACTACAAGGCGCATGTCACCATGCTGCTGAAGGACGGCCCGGTGAAGGAGAAGGCTGCGAAAGACGCGACGGCTGAGGTGGATTACTTCGCCAAGACCATGGCGAAGGTGAAATCGCTCGACGATTTCCTTGATGACAGCCGCCTGACCGATCTGGTGCTGAAGGCGAACAATCTCGACCCGAAGGACTACGACAGGGCCACGCTGAAGAAGATCTTCACCTCCGATCCCGACGACAAGAAGAGCTATCTCAACGCTACGGCAGATGCGCGCTTCAAGGATATTGTCGCCGCCTTCAACTTCGACAAGGACGGCAATCTGACCCGCGCCAAGATCGGCGCCATCCAGAACAAGGCGGCCGAGGATCGCACCCAGCAGCTCTTCCTGCAGCAGACACTGGAAACGCAGGAGGGCGAAAGTAACGACGGTGTGCGTCTGGCGCTCTATTTCAGCCGCAAGGCTTCAAGCATCACCTCGATCTATTCGATTCTCGGCGACAGGGCGCTGTACCAGGTCATTACTACCGCCTACAGCCTGCCGTCACAGATATCGGGCATGGACGTCGCCAAACAGGCCGATCTTATCAATCGCTTCGTCAAGCTCGAGGATCTCCAGGATCCGAAAAAGGTCGACAAGCTGCTGCGGCGCTTCACTGCGATGTACGACGTCCAGAACAGCACGCAGCAGTCGCCGGCCCTGCAGATCCTGACCGGCGGCGGCTAA
- a CDS encoding L-threonylcarbamoyladenylate synthase, translated as MARIIDIRADRQAALEAACAALSDGFAIAMPTETVYGLAADATNPAAIARIYETKGRPRFNPLICHMADLEMAEQHAEFDPVSRALAEAFWPGPLTLVLPLKAESPIHALATAGLDSVGVRVPKGFAGTLIGAFGRPLAAPSANTSGAISATSAAHVEADLGARIPLILDAGPSVVGVESTIVKAEDGRLRLLRPGGLAAREIERVAGKPLLRAKKASAAIEAPGMLASHYAPGASVRLNVTAVEPGEALIAFGGAAIDGAREARIVLDLSPRGDLAEAAANLFDYMKRADASGVSSIAFSPIPDDGLGEAINDRLQRAAAPRD; from the coding sequence ATGGCACGCATCATCGACATCAGGGCAGACAGGCAGGCGGCGCTCGAAGCGGCCTGTGCCGCTCTGTCCGACGGCTTTGCCATCGCCATGCCGACGGAGACCGTCTACGGACTTGCGGCCGACGCCACCAATCCGGCAGCCATCGCCCGCATCTACGAGACAAAGGGCCGGCCGCGCTTCAACCCGCTGATCTGCCACATGGCCGATCTTGAGATGGCCGAACAACATGCCGAGTTCGACCCCGTGTCGCGGGCGCTCGCCGAAGCCTTCTGGCCCGGCCCACTGACGCTCGTGCTGCCGCTGAAGGCTGAAAGCCCCATCCACGCGCTGGCGACCGCCGGTCTCGACAGCGTCGGCGTGCGCGTGCCCAAGGGCTTCGCCGGCACCCTGATAGGCGCCTTCGGGCGGCCGCTCGCAGCTCCGAGCGCCAATACGTCAGGCGCCATCAGCGCGACGAGTGCGGCCCATGTGGAAGCCGATCTCGGGGCGAGAATCCCGTTGATACTCGACGCGGGGCCGAGCGTCGTCGGCGTCGAGTCGACCATCGTCAAGGCCGAAGACGGCCGGCTGCGACTGCTTCGGCCCGGCGGCCTGGCGGCGCGCGAGATCGAGCGCGTGGCGGGCAAGCCGCTGTTGCGCGCGAAAAAGGCCTCGGCGGCAATCGAGGCGCCAGGCATGCTCGCCTCGCATTATGCGCCGGGCGCCAGCGTGCGCCTCAATGTTACGGCGGTGGAACCCGGCGAAGCACTGATCGCCTTCGGCGGTGCCGCGATCGACGGCGCGCGCGAGGCACGCATCGTCCTCGACCTCAGCCCACGCGGCGACCTGGCGGAAGCGGCCGCCAATCTTTTCGACTATATGAAGCGGGCCGATGCCAGCGGGGTCTCGAGCATCGCCTTTTCGCCCATTCCGGACGATGGACTTGGCGAAGCAATCAACGACCGGCTGCAAAGAGCCGCCGCCCCGCGCGACTGA
- a CDS encoding SAM-dependent methyltransferase, translated as MASAFLSIVKQIIRKGSLKLTLANGETHMIGDGTGEMVAARLADQEAEDAIRRDPTLKLGEMYMQGRFILEQGNIYDFLSLVKQNTTNEIFDFKMAALLVGRIAWQQLKSRVPVNRNKHNVAHHYDLSAKLFDLFLDEDWQYSCAYFEPPGISLDEAQLAKKRHIAAKLLLAPNQRILEIGSGWGGMGMYLTEATEGADFTGITLSEEQLKVSRARAEKRGLSDRVRFELQDYRSMNGRKFDRIVSVGMFEHVGIGNYGNFFRKVADLLDDNGVMVLHSIGRPKPSFGTNAFIEKYIFPGGYIPSVGEVMAPLEKAGLLVRDVEILPMHYAYTLRHWRERFVARKAEAVALYDEQFFRMWEFYLAGSEMGFRWDELFILQIQIAKNQFTVPDNRNYIAENEAKLKEFEARRAPLEKVTF; from the coding sequence ATGGCGTCGGCTTTCTTATCGATCGTCAAGCAAATCATCCGCAAGGGTTCTTTGAAACTTACCCTTGCCAATGGCGAGACACACATGATCGGCGACGGCACCGGCGAAATGGTTGCCGCCCGCCTCGCCGATCAGGAGGCCGAGGACGCGATCCGCCGCGACCCGACGCTGAAGCTCGGCGAAATGTACATGCAGGGCCGGTTCATCCTAGAACAGGGCAACATCTACGATTTCCTGTCGCTGGTGAAGCAGAACACCACCAACGAAATCTTCGATTTCAAGATGGCGGCGCTGCTCGTCGGCCGCATCGCCTGGCAGCAGCTGAAGAGCCGTGTGCCGGTCAACCGCAACAAGCACAATGTCGCCCACCATTACGATCTCTCGGCCAAGCTCTTCGATCTTTTCCTGGATGAGGACTGGCAATATTCCTGCGCCTATTTCGAACCACCGGGCATCAGCCTCGACGAGGCGCAGCTTGCCAAGAAACGTCATATCGCCGCCAAGCTTCTGCTTGCGCCCAATCAGCGCATCCTGGAGATCGGCTCCGGCTGGGGCGGCATGGGCATGTATCTGACGGAGGCGACGGAGGGCGCCGATTTCACCGGCATCACCCTCAGCGAAGAGCAGCTGAAGGTCTCCCGCGCCCGCGCCGAAAAACGCGGCCTTTCCGACCGCGTGCGTTTCGAGCTGCAGGACTATCGCAGCATGAACGGCCGGAAGTTCGACCGCATCGTTTCGGTGGGCATGTTCGAGCATGTCGGCATCGGTAATTACGGCAATTTCTTCCGCAAGGTGGCGGACCTGCTCGACGACAACGGCGTCATGGTGCTGCATTCGATCGGCCGTCCGAAGCCGAGCTTCGGCACCAACGCCTTCATCGAGAAATACATCTTCCCCGGCGGCTATATCCCCTCGGTCGGCGAGGTCATGGCGCCGCTCGAAAAGGCGGGGCTCCTCGTCAGGGATGTAGAAATCCTGCCGATGCACTATGCCTATACGCTGCGCCATTGGCGCGAGCGTTTCGTGGCGCGCAAGGCTGAAGCGGTAGCGCTTTACGACGAGCAGTTTTTCCGCATGTGGGAATTTTATCTGGCCGGTTCCGAGATGGGCTTCCGTTGGGACGAGTTGTTCATCCTGCAGATCCAGATCGCCAAGAACCAGTTCACCGTTCCCGACAACCGCAATTATATCGCGGAGAATGAAGCGAAGCTGAAGGAATTCGAGGCGAGGCGGGCGCCACTGGAAAAGGTGACGTTCTGA
- a CDS encoding DUF6656 family protein, translated as MARLRYFDAKEVIRPQERQLVAAHSEFLRTGRIPRERRHWLAEEKRYLTHDEVAAKTGRKLQVAGEKTHQHINGFHHSIQFPKIIFHRTLQDSPHLGYCHVTAARTKFARYEEVSWAFYIANFYSDIGDNDNFFERIDVGYSRMYFAVAIKPGEDSSEKMTIDRSVRGNGLLFRTHDPQAAIRNILLLGARNEQLREIIRQL; from the coding sequence ATGGCCAGACTCCGTTATTTCGACGCCAAAGAAGTAATCCGGCCGCAGGAGCGGCAACTGGTCGCCGCGCATTCCGAATTCCTGCGGACCGGCCGCATCCCGCGCGAGCGGCGGCACTGGCTGGCAGAGGAAAAACGCTATCTCACCCATGACGAGGTCGCCGCAAAGACCGGGCGCAAGCTGCAGGTGGCCGGCGAGAAGACGCATCAGCACATCAACGGCTTCCACCACTCGATCCAGTTTCCGAAAATAATCTTCCACCGGACGCTGCAGGACAGTCCGCATCTCGGTTATTGCCACGTTACCGCGGCGCGCACGAAATTCGCCCGTTACGAGGAGGTCAGCTGGGCCTTCTACATCGCCAACTTCTATTCCGACATTGGTGACAACGACAATTTCTTCGAACGGATCGACGTCGGCTATTCCCGGATGTATTTCGCCGTCGCAATCAAGCCGGGCGAGGATTCTTCCGAGAAGATGACGATCGACAGGTCGGTGCGCGGCAATGGGCTGCTCTTTCGCACCCACGATCCGCAGGCGGCGATCCGCAATATCCTGCTGCTCGGCGCCCGCAACGAACAGCTGCGTGAAATCATCCGCCAACTGTGA
- a CDS encoding histidine phosphatase family protein, with protein MSSVFPEIYLVRHGETEWSLSGRHTGRSDIPLTANGEAAARKLAEQLAGPSFSAVWSSPSARARKTCALAGFGSAALIRDDLAEWDYGAYEGVTTKEILAGRPGWQLFRDGCPNGETAADVGARADAVIGGLRETAGAVLIFSSSHFLRVLAARWLGLPPQGGAHFVLDTATISVLGYEHDLTEPVIRRWNQR; from the coding sequence ATGAGCAGTGTGTTTCCCGAGATTTACTTGGTTCGCCACGGTGAAACCGAATGGAGTCTGTCCGGTCGCCATACCGGACGCAGCGATATTCCCTTGACGGCGAACGGTGAAGCCGCCGCTCGAAAACTCGCCGAGCAGCTGGCCGGCCCTTCCTTTTCCGCCGTCTGGTCGAGCCCGTCGGCTCGGGCGCGCAAGACCTGCGCGCTCGCCGGATTCGGATCGGCAGCTCTGATCCGCGACGATCTCGCCGAATGGGACTACGGCGCCTATGAAGGCGTCACGACTAAGGAGATCTTGGCAGGACGTCCCGGCTGGCAGCTCTTTCGCGATGGTTGCCCCAATGGCGAAACGGCTGCCGATGTCGGCGCCCGCGCCGACGCCGTCATCGGCGGGCTCCGTGAAACGGCGGGCGCCGTTCTGATCTTTTCCAGCTCGCATTTCCTGCGCGTGCTGGCCGCCCGCTGGCTCGGTCTGCCGCCGCAAGGTGGCGCGCATTTCGTGCTTGATACGGCCACCATCAGCGTGCTCGGCTATGAGCACGACCTGACCGAACCGGTCATCCGCCGGTGGAACCAGAGATAG
- a CDS encoding DUF6101 family protein, whose amino-acid sequence MNNPVLKPAWADTTLRLDPSRFPQQVSYAIHDCSDDVSITIDERGAVLRKVLPSSGLPLSIALPKRVFKGVAARAIDHGDGEVTVTLELHHADPELCIPLLVAHDLCDIAADWRSWSEAFRIPMLMVEADGVARPLEDHIGALRTGDLKPRRRHSYFANRRPRFLVRRTTGRLGVAMKIEGKEIIARN is encoded by the coding sequence ATGAACAATCCCGTTTTGAAGCCCGCTTGGGCTGACACGACGCTACGTCTCGATCCGTCCCGCTTCCCGCAGCAGGTCAGCTACGCCATCCATGATTGTTCGGATGACGTCAGCATCACGATAGACGAACGCGGCGCCGTTCTGCGCAAAGTCCTTCCCTCCAGCGGCCTGCCGCTCTCAATTGCCCTGCCGAAGCGTGTCTTCAAGGGTGTCGCCGCACGCGCCATAGATCATGGCGATGGCGAAGTAACCGTCACGCTCGAGCTTCACCACGCCGATCCCGAGCTCTGCATCCCCCTGCTCGTCGCCCATGATCTCTGCGACATTGCAGCCGACTGGCGCAGCTGGTCCGAGGCTTTCCGCATTCCGATGCTGATGGTCGAGGCAGACGGCGTAGCGCGGCCGCTCGAAGACCATATCGGCGCGCTGCGCACCGGCGATCTTAAGCCGCGCCGCCGCCATTCCTACTTCGCCAATCGTCGTCCCCGCTTCCTCGTGCGGCGCACCACCGGGCGGCTGGGAGTCGCCATGAAGATCGAAGGCAAGGAGATCATCGCCCGCAACTGA